One stretch of Cuculus canorus isolate bCucCan1 unplaced genomic scaffold, bCucCan1.pri scaffold_119_arrow_ctg1, whole genome shotgun sequence DNA includes these proteins:
- the LOC128850611 gene encoding olfactory receptor 14A16-like: MSNSSSITQFLLLAFADTRELQLLHFWLFLCIYLAALLGNGLIITTIACDHHLHTPMYFFLLNLSVLDLGSISTTVPKSMANSLWDNRNISYSGCISQVFLFAFFISAEFSLLTIMSYDRYVAICKPLHYGTLLGSRACVHMAAAAWGAGFLHALLHTANTFSLPLCQGNAVEQFFCEIPQILKLSCSRSDIREVGLLDVSVCLFFGCFVFIVVSYVQIFRVVLRIPSEQGRQKAFSMCLPHLAVVSLFISTAGFAYLKPPSISSTLLDLVVSVLYSVVSSALNPLIYSLRNQQLKDAVWKLITGWFSETINCSSPSA; encoded by the coding sequence atgtccaacagcagctccatcacccagttcctcctcctggcattcgcagacacacgggagctgcagctcttgcacttctggctcttcctgtgcatctacctggctgccctcctgggcaacggcctcatcatcaccaccattgcctgtgaccaccacctccacacccccatgtacttcttcctcctcaacctctctgttcttgacctgggatccatctccaccactgtaCCAAAATCCATGGCAAATTCTCTCTGGGACAACAGAAACATCTCCTACTCAGGATGTATTTCTCAAGTCttcctgtttgcctttttcatttcagcagaattttctcttctcaccatcatgtcctatgaccgctacgttgccatctgcaaacccctgcactatgggaccctcctgggcagcagagcttgtgtccacatggcagcagctgcctggggcgctgggtttctccatgctctgctgcacacggccaatacattttccctgcccctctgccagggcaatgctgtggaacagttcttctgtgaaatccctcagatcctcaagctctcctgctcacgCTCCGACATCAGGGAGGTTGGGCTTCTTGATGTTagtgtctgtttattttttggatgttttgttttcattgtggtgtcctacgtgcagatcttcagggtggtgctgaggatcccctcggAGCAGGGACGTCAAAAAGCCTTTTCCatgtgcctccctcacctggctgtgGTCTCCCTCTTTATCAGCACTGCAGGgtttgcctacctgaagcccCCCTCTATCTCCTCTACACTCTTGGACTTGGTGGTGTcagttctgtactcagtggtgTCTTCAGCAttgaaccccctcatctacagcttgaggaaccagcagctcaaggatgcagtgtggaaactgataaCTGGGTGGTTCTCTGAAACAATCAACTGCTCATCACCTTCTGCATAG